Proteins found in one Nitrospirota bacterium genomic segment:
- a CDS encoding ubiquinol-cytochrome c reductase iron-sulfur subunit produces the protein MSNNGDEKITRRDFFSLVGWAGIAATMGGSAFSFYKYYFPNVLYESQKVFKIGKPSEYPPGLSERWKKERQIWVVRNERGLYAMISICRHLGCTPNWFSDKKVFLCPCHGSIYDLAGNVLGGPAPRLFWRAAVKIDPVDGQIIVDFNHRQDPDPVSTENGLMVEEASREVEPFFLKG, from the coding sequence ATGAGTAACAATGGTGATGAGAAGATAACACGAAGGGACTTTTTTTCCCTTGTGGGATGGGCTGGAATAGCCGCTACAATGGGAGGCTCAGCCTTTAGTTTCTATAAATATTATTTTCCAAATGTTCTCTATGAGTCTCAGAAGGTATTTAAGATAGGAAAACCCTCTGAATATCCGCCTGGATTAAGCGAGAGGTGGAAGAAGGAAAGACAGATATGGGTAGTGCGTAATGAACGCGGCCTGTATGCAATGATTTCGATATGCAGACATCTCGGATGTACTCCTAACTGGTTCTCAGATAAAAAGGTGTTTCTGTGTCCGTGTCACGGAAGTATTTATGACCTTGCAGGGAATGTACTAGGAGGACCGGCGCCAAGATTGTTCTGGCGTGCGGCTGTAAAGATTGACCCGGTAGACGGTCAGATAATAGTTGACTTTAACCACAGGCAGGACCCGGACCCTGTTTCAACAGAAAACGGTTTGATGGTTGAAGAGGCATCACGTGAAGTGGAGCCGTTTTTCTTAAAAGGATAA
- a CDS encoding cytochrome b N-terminal domain-containing protein yields MDFKKISDWITSTQFYKAIFRHGYEDTPRNRAMTTFSNVMYHLHPVKTRKESIKLRYTWCMGGTSLLLFIMLAFTGVLLMFYYVPDARRAYNDIKDIMAVVSFGSTFRNIHRLAAHLMVFTVWVHMTRVFLTGAYKSPREFNWIIGVVLLMLTLVLSWTGYLLPWDQLALWAITVGTKMAAAAPFFGVEGPFGAQLGMRPDTDVKFMLLGGTEVGQNALLRFYVLHCVVLPVMVVLFLAIHFWRVRKDGFSGPL; encoded by the coding sequence ATGGATTTTAAAAAGATTTCAGATTGGATAACAAGCACACAATTTTATAAGGCTATCTTCCGCCACGGATATGAAGATACACCCCGAAACAGGGCAATGACAACATTCAGCAATGTCATGTATCATCTCCACCCTGTGAAGACAAGAAAAGAGTCTATAAAACTAAGGTATACATGGTGTATGGGTGGTACATCACTTCTCCTGTTTATTATGCTTGCATTTACAGGCGTTCTTCTTATGTTCTATTATGTGCCTGATGCAAGACGTGCCTATAATGACATTAAGGATATTATGGCGGTTGTTTCATTCGGAAGTACATTCCGTAATATTCACCGTCTGGCTGCACATTTGATGGTTTTTACTGTATGGGTACACATGACAAGGGTCTTTCTTACTGGGGCATATAAATCGCCAAGAGAGTTTAACTGGATAATAGGTGTTGTTTTGTTAATGCTGACTCTTGTGCTTAGCTGGACAGGATACCTTCTTCCGTGGGACCAGCTTGCACTGTGGGCTATTACAGTCGGTACCAAGATGGCTGCGGCTGCACCGTTCTTTGGTGTGGAAGGGCCGTTCGGCGCCCAGCTTGGTATGCGGCCGGATACAGATGTAAAGTTTATGCTTCTGGGCGGTACGGAGGTCGGACAGAACGCACTCCTTAGATTTTATGTACTGCACTGTGTGGTACTTCCGGTTATGGTTGTATTATTCCTTGCAATCCATTTCTGGAGGGTCAGGAAGGATGGGTTCTCAGGACCATTATAA
- a CDS encoding cytochrome B6: MAEKSYEVFPKNPKKTYGLMELVKGSSPIVNKEPEDTIFTWPNLFYVEFIVTLFIIAGLLFLSLYVGAPLEEEASGDTTPNPMKAPWYFLGLQELLVFFDPWIAGVALPVLIVIGLMLIPFLDINQKGKGYYTFSERKFAVSAYSFGMALWLVLIIIGVWFRGLDWNWYWPWDDAHIHKAVASGLKDMPVLFSRILGISEFAGKGLADLIVMIYFGLGLIIPVYLFKEFYKKLGLFRYVTTMVLFWVMVGIPIKVGLRLMFSIKYVVMTPWFKI, encoded by the coding sequence ATGGCAGAGAAATCGTATGAGGTGTTTCCTAAAAACCCTAAGAAGACTTATGGGTTGATGGAGCTTGTGAAAGGTTCAAGCCCCATTGTTAATAAAGAACCGGAAGATACAATATTTACATGGCCGAATCTTTTCTATGTTGAATTTATAGTTACCCTCTTTATTATTGCAGGCCTGCTCTTTTTGTCCTTATATGTAGGGGCGCCGCTTGAAGAAGAGGCTAGCGGAGATACTACCCCAAACCCGATGAAGGCACCGTGGTACTTCCTTGGCCTGCAGGAACTCCTTGTATTTTTTGACCCATGGATAGCAGGGGTTGCCCTTCCAGTCCTTATTGTTATCGGTTTAATGCTGATCCCGTTTCTTGATATAAATCAAAAGGGTAAAGGGTACTACACCTTTTCTGAACGTAAGTTTGCAGTCTCGGCATATTCTTTCGGTATGGCCCTGTGGTTAGTGCTGATTATAATTGGGGTCTGGTTCAGAGGGCTTGACTGGAACTGGTACTGGCCATGGGATGATGCGCATATTCATAAAGCGGTTGCATCAGGATTAAAGGATATGCCGGTCTTGTTTTCGAGGATTCTTGGGATAAGTGAGTTTGCAGGAAAGGGACTGGCTGATCTGATTGTAATGATTTATTTTGGACTGGGGCTTATAATCCCTGTTTACCTTTTTAAAGAATTTTATAAAAAGCTCGGATTGTTCAGGTATGTTACTACCATGGTGTTGTTCTGGGTCATGGTTGGTATCCCAATAAAGGTTGGGTTAAGGCTTATGTTTTCTATTAAATATGTAGTAATGACTCCGTGGTTTAAAATATAA